In a genomic window of Schistocerca serialis cubense isolate TAMUIC-IGC-003099 unplaced genomic scaffold, iqSchSeri2.2 HiC_scaffold_1451, whole genome shotgun sequence:
- the LOC126443319 gene encoding seminal vesicle major clotting proteins-like: protein MAAHLERTAQLERTDQLERTAQLERAARLERAAQLERAAQLECTAQLERKSQPERTPQPERTPQLERTAQLERTAQLERTAHLERTAHLERTAQHQRTAQLEGEVNLRGHLNLRGQRNLRGQLNLRGQLNLRGQLNLRGEVNLRGHLNLRGQLNLRGQLNLRGQLNLRVQLNLKENLNLRGHLNLRGHLNRTAHLERTAHLERTAQHQRTAQLEGEVNLRGHLKLRGQLNLRGQRNLRGQLNLRGQLNLREQLNLRGQLNLRGQLNSRGQPNLRGQLNLRGLLN, encoded by the exons atggcagctcatcttgagaggacagctcaacttgagaggacggatcaacttgagaggacagctcaacttgagagggcagctcgacttgagagggcagctcaacttgagagggcagctcaacttgagtgtacagctcaacttgagagaaaatctcaacctgagaggacacctcaacctgagaggacacctcaacttgagaggacagctcaacttgagaggacagctcaacttgagaggacagctcatctagagaggacagctcatctagagaggacagctcaacatcagaggacagctcaacttgaaggagaggtcaacttgagaggacatctcaacttgagaggacagcgcaacttgagaggacagctcaacttgagaggacagctcaacttgagaggacagcttaacttgagag gagaggtcaacttgagaggacatctcaacttgagagggcagctcaacttgagagggcagctcaacttgagagggcagctcaacttgagagtacagctcaacttgaaagaaaatctcaacctgagaggacacctcaacctgagaggacacctcaac aggacagctcatctagagaggacagctcatctagagaggacagctcaacatcagaggacagctcaacttgaaggagaggtcaacttgagaggacatctcaagttgagaggacagctcaacttgagaggacagcgcaacttgagaggacagctcaacttgagaggacagctcaacttgagagaacagcttaacttgagaggccagctcaacttgagaggacagctcaactcgagaggacagcccaacttgagaggacagctcaacttgagaggactgctcaactag